A region of the Palaeococcus ferrophilus DSM 13482 genome:
AAGGATTTGAAGAAAACGAGGTCGCCGTCGAGGGTGAGCTTGGCGATGAAGCCGTCCGCTCTGTTGAAGGTCGAGTCACCCATCTCACCTACCACGTAAACGTAGCCGTCGTGGAAGACCGCGTCCTTGGCCCACACCGGGGCGTTCGTGTAGTAAACGCGGGCGAAAAGGGGTTTTCCGTCCTTGATGGCCGTGGCGAAGAGGGCTCTGTCAGGGGTGAAGCTCTCGCTCGACCCCACGAGGAACACAGCCCCTCCCGCGGGCTGGACAAAGACGGCGCCGTCGTACTTGTCCCCTCCCCACGTGAGGCTCTCTATTTCGTAGGCGCTCACCATCGGAAGGAGAACCATAAGTATCAAAAATATCGCCAGTTTTCTCATTCGCATCACCTAAAAATTGGTTTGTTGTGGAAGTAAAAAGCTTTTACCATTTCCTTCTGCCCTTGCCGAAGAATATGTCCGTGACCTTAGGCAGGTCTTCCCCGCGGAACTCGTTGTAGAAGCGGTCCGTTTCCTCCATGGAGAGTCTTTCAAGCCCCTCCGGAACACCCTCAACGAGGGCATACTCCAAATCCTCACCCTTCCTGGCCACCTCGAGCGTGTAAACGGGCACACCTCTCTTCTCGGCCTCCTCAATCTCGGCAACCACACCCGCGGTCAGCTTCCCCATCACCGCGACCGCGACGAGTGATTTGGCTTTGCCTATCATGTGGAACGTCGAGCGGAGGCCGTAGCTTGAGGGCACGAGAATATTCTCCGCCCCGAGCTCCTCCTCGATGATACTCACTATAGCTTTCTCCGTCCTGGTGTTGTAGAGTATCGTGGGCTCGCTGAGGTAAACGAAGGGGCCCAAATCTTCCTCCCGTCTCTTACGCAAAAATCCGAACATTAAATCACCCCCGGCCTTTTCAGCCTTCTCCTCACCCATGGTTCCTTTTCTTGGGAACCTAATAAACCTTTGGAGGGGCATAGCTTTTTAACTTCTCTCACCTAGTGCCTTCCGGTGATACGAATGGAGGAGTTTGAGAAGGCCATGGCCGAGAAGGACTGCGAAAAGGTGCTTGAACTGTTTGACGATTACCTTGAGGGCGTCGAGGACGAGGATAAGCTCAGGGAAACCCTAAAAGAGCTTGAGAAGCTCGCGGTTGAGTGCTGGAGCTACGACCTGGCGCACGAGGTGGCCCACGTTTACGCCCACCTCGAGGAGGAAGAGAGGCTCTTCAACGCCTACAGGGGCATAGTGGAGAGGGCCAGGGGAAGCGAGCGCTATGCCGAGGCCCTCTACTACCTGGCCGACGCTTACGAGCACTTCGGCTTTTACGAGGATGCCCTCAAAACTTTTGAGGAGCTGTACGAGCTGGAAAAGGCCTCAGGGGAGAGGAAGGAGGAGGCCCTCACGCTGGCCCGCATGGCCCTGGTTCACGAAGAGCTGGATGACCTCGAGGAGGCCATAAGGAAGATGGAAGCCGCTAGCGCCCTGTTCAGGGAACTCGGCGATGATCTCAACCACATGATAACCCTTGTTGACCTGGCCCACTTCCACCACGAGGCGGGGGACGATGAGAGGGCCCTCGCTCTCCTCGAGGAGGTTCTCAGGAACCCGAGGGACACGGAGGTGGAGGTGAACGCGCTCCTCATAAGGGGCGAGGTGAAGCTCGAGAGGGGCCAGTACAGGGACGCCTTCAAAGACATCGCCATGGCGATGGCCAAGGCCCTCGAGACCAGCGAGGAGCTCTTCCTGTTCGTGTTCGATGCACTGAGGCAGTACATTGAGACGCTCATAACGGACAAGGAGTACGCCCCGGTTTACGAGAACATGGATCTCTTCGTGGAGGCCTTCGAGGGGCACGAGGAATACGCCAGCTTCTTCAGGGCCATAGCGGAGCTTGCCCGCTTTAAAGAGGGTCATGAGGAGGCGAAGGCACGCTTCGACGAGCTCTACTCAAAAATCGGGGACGAGGAGCTCAGGGCAATTCTGGATGAGCTCAAGAGCATAGGGACGACGGTTCTCAACATCGGGATGGGGCTTTGAGCCCCTTTTTCTACTTAAGAGAATTCTGCTTAAGAAAAGGGTTAAAATGCCCTTTCGGGCAATTCAGAACCTGGTAACGGTGGTTACCTGGGCGCTCTCGACGTTCTCGAGCTTCTCAATGGCCTCGGCAACCTCGTCGAAGGAGTATCCCTCGGCGTCCTTACCGAGGAGGTACACGTTGAGGGCGACGAGACCGAATGCTATCGGCTCCCTCTCGACCTTCTGGAAGCCGAACTTCTCGGGAATGACCTTCTTAATGGCCTCCTCGAGCTCGTCGAGGTTCACATCCGGGTCGGTCGGCATGACCTTTATAACGCCAACGAGGTTGAAGTCGCTCATTTCTTACACCTCCGTTTTTAATTCACGGGCCCTCCCAGCCGCACTTGGGGCACTTGTAGGTCACCCCGAGC
Encoded here:
- a CDS encoding tetratricopeptide repeat protein; its protein translation is MEEFEKAMAEKDCEKVLELFDDYLEGVEDEDKLRETLKELEKLAVECWSYDLAHEVAHVYAHLEEEERLFNAYRGIVERARGSERYAEALYYLADAYEHFGFYEDALKTFEELYELEKASGERKEEALTLARMALVHEELDDLEEAIRKMEAASALFRELGDDLNHMITLVDLAHFHHEAGDDERALALLEEVLRNPRDTEVEVNALLIRGEVKLERGQYRDAFKDIAMAMAKALETSEELFLFVFDALRQYIETLITDKEYAPVYENMDLFVEAFEGHEEYASFFRAIAELARFKEGHEEAKARFDELYSKIGDEELRAILDELKSIGTTVLNIGMGL
- a CDS encoding elongation factor 1-beta, which encodes MSDFNLVGVIKVMPTDPDVNLDELEEAIKKVIPEKFGFQKVEREPIAFGLVALNVYLLGKDAEGYSFDEVAEAIEKLENVESAQVTTVTRF